A single region of the Musa acuminata AAA Group cultivar baxijiao chromosome BXJ1-11, Cavendish_Baxijiao_AAA, whole genome shotgun sequence genome encodes:
- the LOC103971779 gene encoding protein SRC2: MTPTAFLQPILSSWRSKSWNLGRRGGGVWSYDRSVMAAYRTMEVTMISANDLNDVNIFSKMDVYAVVSIAGEPRSSQRTPTDKNCGKNPSWNVTLRFSVPADPDAAARLVLHVLLRSERALGDRDVGEVHVPLKELQPPSSSSAPQFVSYQVRKPSSGKPKGVLNLSFRFLDSPAADHAAAAPTVAYPPAGFPAPGAESKPADSVTAYPPPGNDSKVGEPVTAYPYLGTSNSTLPPPAKDSKTGEPATAYPPPGPSGPYPPPGGYPPYPPPQQYGYAPPPAGYGYPPPQYGYAPPPGGYGYPPPPAGYGYSAVPPAKPPKKNKFGAGLGAGLLGGALGGLLIGDMVSDAAAYDSGYDAGFDDGGGFDF, translated from the coding sequence ATGACACCCACCGCCTTCCTTCAACCTATTCTGTCTTCCTGGAGGTCGAAATCTTGGAAtctgggaagaagaggaggaggagtttGGAGCTACGATCGATCGGTCATGGCGGCGTATAGGACGATGGAGGTGACGATGATATCCGCCAATGATCTCAATGACGTCAACATCTTCTCCAAGATGGACGTGTACGCCGTCGTCTCCATCGCTGGCGAGCCTCGATCCTCGCAGCGCACCCCGACAGACAAGAATTGCGGCAAGAACCCCTCCTGGAACGTCACCCTCCGTTTCTCCGTCCCCGCCGATCCTGACGCCGCCGCCCGCCTAGTCCTCCACGTCCTCCTCCGATCCGAGCGCGCCCTCGGCGACCGCGACGTCGGTGAGGTCCACGTCCCCCTCAAGGAGCTCCAGCCCCCTTCCTCGTCGTCTGCCCCGCAGTTCGTGAGCTATCAGGTCCGTAAACCCTCCTCCGGCAAGCCTAAGGGCGTCCTCAATCTCTCCTTCAGGTTCCTCGATTCCCCCGCCGCCGACCACGCGGCCGCGGCGCCGACCGTCGCGTACCCGCCTGCAGGCTTTCCCGCCCCGGGAGCTGAATCCAAGCCCGCCGATTCCGTCACGGCGTACCCTCCGCCGGGAAATGACTCAAAAGTCGGGGAGCCCGTCACGGCCTACCCCTACCTGGGGACCAGCAACTCCACGCTTCCTCCGCCAGCTAAAGACTCGAAGACCGGGGAGCCTGCAACCGCCTACCCACCACCGGGCCCATCTGGTCCCTACCCGCCACCGGGGGGCTACCCTCCCTACCCCCCGCCCCAGCAGTATGGATACGCGCCTCCTCCGGCCGGATACGGGTACCCACCGCCGCAGTACGGCTACGCGCCTCCTCCGGGGGGTTACGGATACCCACCCCCGCCGGCCGGGTACGGGTACAGCGCGGTACCCCCGGCGAAGCCGCCGAAGAAGAACAAGTTCGGGGCAGGGCTGGGCGCGGGGCTCCTGGGCGGCGCCCTCGGCGGCCTCCTCATCGGGGATATGGTGTCGGACGCGGCGGCGTACGACTCGGGATACGATGCGGGCTTCGACGACGGCGGCGGTTTCGACTTCTAA
- the LOC103971780 gene encoding electron transfer flavoprotein subunit alpha, mitochondrial, producing MAAVAMLKRCLLRNRRPFSALSPSPPSSASPPIRGSLSRFVSTLVLAEHEGGLVKQSSLSAIAAAAVVNKEKSVTVLLGGSGLSLGKAASHGASCHPSVSQVLVADADILVHPLAETWAELVNLVQHQGNYSHIITTSNSFGKNVLPRAAALLDVSPVTDVVEIAESHLFIRPIYAGNALCTVRYAGKGPCMMTIRSTSFTLPSCSTETKSVEAPISQVDLSTFDEGSIPKSRWLKLVSQESERPDLGNARIVVTGGRGLKSAENFKLLEKLAEKLGAAVGATRAAVDAGFVPNDLQVGQTGKIVAPELYMAFGVSGAIQHLAGMRDSKVIVAINKDADAPIFQVADYGLVADLFEVIPELIEKLPDKK from the exons ATGGCGGCCGTTGCGATGCTCAAGAGGTGTCTCCTCAGGAATCGCCGCCCATTCTCCGCCCTCTCGCCGTCTCCACCTTCATCTGCATCTCCTCCCATCCGCGGCTCGCTTTCTCGTTTC GTAAGCACATTGGTTTTAGCTGAACATGAAGGTGGATTGGTAAAACAATCATCTTTGAGTGCGATAGCTGCTGCTGCAGTTGTTAACAAAGAAAAATCAGTCACAGTTCTCTTGGGTGGATCTGGTCTGTCCCTCGGCAAAGCTGCATCCCATGGTGCATCATGTCATCCTTCAGTGTCACAG GTTCTTGTTGCTGATGCAGACATATTAGTGCATCCTTTGGCTGAAACTTGGGCTGAACTTGTTAATTTGGTTCAGCATCAGGGTAATTATTCACATATAATTACCACTTCAAATTCATTTGGCAAAAATGTGCTACCACGTGCGGCAGCTCTTCTTGATGTTTCACCTGTTACAGATGTAGTTGAAATAGCTGAGTCACACTTGTTTATAAG GCCAATATATGCAGGTAATGCTCTTTGCACCGTTCGTTATGCTGGTAAGGGCCCTTGTATGATGACCATTAGGTCCACATCATTCACCCTACCTTCTTGCTCAACTGAGACAAAGTCTGTTGAAGCGCCAATCTCCCAAGTTGATCTTTCAACCTTTGATGAAG GTTCCATACCCAAATCTAGGTGGCTGAAGCTTGTATCTCAGGAATCagagcgaccagatctaggaaaTGCACGTATTGTTGTCACTGGAGGGCGTGGGTTAAAAAGCGCTGAGAACTTTAAATTATTGGAGAAGCTTGCCGAGAAGCTTGGTGCAGCAG TCGGTGCCACTCGGGCTGCTGTCGATGCAGGATTTGTGCCAAATGACCTCCAG GTTGGTCAGACTGGAAAAATTGTTGCTCCAGAGCTGTATATGGCTTTTGGGGTTTCTGGTGCCATCCAACACTTGGCTGGAATGAGAGATTCAAAGGTCATTGTAGCTATAAATAAAGATGCAGATGCACCCATTTTTCAG GTCGCAGATTATGGACTGGTCGCAGATCTGTTTGAGGTAATCCCGGAGTTGATAGAAAAGCTTCCGGATAAGAAGTGA
- the LOC135597490 gene encoding protein RALF-like 33, with amino-acid sequence MAGLKAFIFFPVALLLFITGNALATAGGESGSQLPLGWIPSLSGCRGTVAECVAGDEFDLGSEVTRRILATSRYISYNALRRDTVPCSRRGASYYNCRPGARANPYSRSCSAITRCRG; translated from the coding sequence ATGGCGGGCCTCAAGGCATTCATCTTCTTCCCCGTCGCGCTCCTCCTCTTCATCACCGGCAACGCTCTCGCAACAGCCGGAGGTGAGAGCGGGAGCCAGCTGCCACTGGGCTGGATCCCATCCCTCTCCGGCTGCCGCGGGACCGTCGCGGAGTGCGTCGCCGGCGACGAGTTCGACCTGGGGTCGGAGGTGACCCGCCGCATCCTCGCTACCTCACGCTACATCAGCTACAACGCCCTCCGCCGCGACACCGTCCCCTGCTCCCGCCGCGGCGCCTCCTACTACAACTGCCGCCCTGGCGCCCGGGCCAACCCCTACTCCCGTAGCTGCTCCGCCATCACCAGGTGCCGGGGTTAA
- the LOC103971783 gene encoding alkylated DNA repair protein ALKBH8 homolog, with protein MEDDDIDAREMQRRALEEAFGESSDSGGDNDDEFESSSSSRFSLLHCLKQGDGVPLSWEMVDGVKGLWLCRGFLCSAQQSSLLSAIRREGWFDGGCHNQAMRFGDLPGWAVEISGLVREAVWSGDTSSGEGKESSLGNHHQEACWPLPLDLLWREPLFDQLIVNVYNPGEGICAHVDLMRFDDGIAIISLESACVMHFTRSKQEEGNNEGQGEEGSLLRVPVFLSPGSLVLMSGEARYLWKHEINRKQGFQLWEGEEIHQQRRTSVTLRNLCRSPNENVKAD; from the exons ATGGAAGACGACGACATCGACGCCCGGGAGATGCAGAGACGCGCGCTGGAAGAAGCCTTTGGAGAATCCTCGGACAGCGGCGGCGACAACGACGACGAATtcgaatcctcctcctcctcccgattCTCCCTCCTCCACTGCTTG AAGCAGGGGGATGGAGTCCCCCTTAGTTGGGAGATGGTCGACGGAGTCAAGGGTTTGTGGCTCTGCCGAGGCTTCCTCTGCTCGGCTCAGCAGTCCTCTTTGCTATCGGCGATCCGACGAG AGGGGTGGTTCGATGGAGGTTGTCACAATCAG GCTATGAGATTTGGGGATCTTCCAGGATGGGCAGTTGAAATTTCCGGATTAGTTCGTGAGGCAGTGTGGTCTGGTGACACATCTTCAGGAGAAGGCAAGGAATCAAGTCTTGGAAATCATCACCAAGAAGCTTGTTGGCCATTGCCGCTGGATTTGCTTTGGAGGGAACCCCTTTTTGATCAACTAATTGTCAATGTCTACAACCCAGGTGAG GGAATTTGTGCACATGTGGACCTCATGCGTTTTGACGATGGAATCGCGATAATCTCATTAGAATCTGCATGTGTGATGCATTTCACACGGTCCAAACAAGAGGAAGGTAACAATGAAGGACAAGGCGAAGAGGGTTCCTTGTTGAGGGTCCCCGTTTTCTTGAGCCCAGGATCATTGGTTCTTATGTCAGGGGAAGCACGGTATCTCTGGAAGCATGAAATAAACCGGAAACAGGGGTTTCAGTTGTGGGAAGGAGAAGAAATACATCAACAGAGAAGGACTTCTGTGACTCTGAGGAACCTCTGCAGATCACCCAATGAAAACGTGAAAGC TGACTGA
- the LOC135597489 gene encoding phosphoglycerate kinase, cytosolic, whose amino-acid sequence MATKRSVGDLKEADVKGKRVFVRVDLNVPLDENLKVTDDTRIRATVPTIKYLMERGARIILASHLGRPKGVTPKYSLKPVVPRLSELLGVNVEMANDSIGEEVEKSIAALPNGGVVLLENVRFYKEEEKNDPEFAKKLASLADLYVNDAFGTAHRAHASTEGVTKFLKSSVAGFLMQKELDYLVGAVTNPKKPFAAIVGGSKVSSKIGVIESLLEKVDILILGGGMIFTFYKAQGYSVGSSLVEEDKLGLATSLLEKAKSKGVSLLLPTDVVIADKFAADADSKIVPASRIPDGWMGLDIGPDSIKTFSGALESTKTIIWNGPMGVFEFEKFAVGTEAIAKKLADLSGTGVTTIIGGGDSVAAVEKVGLADKMSHISTGGGASLELLEGKSLPGVLALDDA is encoded by the exons ATGGCGACGAAGAGGAGTGTTGGTGACCTGAAGGAAGCCGATGTCAAGGGGAAGAGGGTTTTCGTGAGGGTGGATCTCAACGTTCCCTTGGACGAGAATCTGAAGGTCACCGACGACACTCGGATCCGCGCCACCGTCCCGACGATCAAGTACTTGATGGAGCGCGGCGCTAGGATCATCCTTGCTAGCCATTTG GGTCGCCCCAAAGGTGTTACCCCAAAGTACAGCTTGAAACCTGTCGTCCCTAGGCTATCTGAGCTTCTTGGCGTTAAT GTTGAGATGGCAAATGACTCTATTGGAGAGGAAGTTGAGAAGTCGATTGCTGCACTACCAAATGGAGGCGTTGTGCTTCTTGAGAATGTAAGGTTCTATAAGGAGGAAGAGAAAAACGATCCGGAGTTTGCAAAGAAGCTAGCATCATTGGCTGACCTTTATGTCAATGATGCCTTTGGCACTGCACATAGAGCTCATGCTTCCACAGAGGGTGTTACCAAATTTTTAAAGTCATCTGTTGCCGGCTTTCTCATGCAGAAG GAGCTCGATTATCTTGTTGGAGCTGTAACCAATCCCAAAAAACCTTTTGCTGCCATTGTTGGTGGCTCTAAGGTTTCAAGCAAGATTGGGGTGATAGAGTCATTGCTGGAGAAGGTAGATATTCTCATCCTTGGTGGAGGAATGATATTCACATTCTACAAAGCACAGGGGTACTCTGTTGGTTCTTCACTGGTCGAGGAAGACAAGCTTGGCCTTGCTACATCACTTCTCGAGAAAGCAAAGTCCAAAGGGGTGTCTCTCTTGTTGCCTACTGATGTGGTCATAGCTGACAAGTTTGCTGCAGATGCAGATAGCAAG ATTGTACCAGCTTCCAGAATCCCTGATGGCTGGATGGGCCTCGACATCGGTCCAGATTCCATTAAGACATTTAGCGGAGCTTTGGAGAGCACCAAGACCATCATCTGGAATGGACCCATGGGTGTCTTCGAGTTCGAAAAATTTGCAGTGGGAACTGAG GCAATTGCAAAGAAGTTGGCTGATTTGAGTGGGACAGGGGTCACAACCATCATCGGAGGAGGAGATTCCGTGGCAGCGGTTGAGAAGGTCGGACTTGCCGACAAGATGAGCCACATTTCAACCGGAGGTGGTGCAAGCTTGGAGCTACTGGAGGGCAAGTCTCTGCCGGGTGTTCTTGCTCTTGATGATGCCTGA